In Silene latifolia isolate original U9 population chromosome 6, ASM4854445v1, whole genome shotgun sequence, the genomic window CCAATTTGAAGGTTTCAGATCTTATTGATGAGGAGCATGCGTGCTGGAATATTGAGGTATTGAGGGACCTGATGACGCAGAGGATATCCAATTGGCACTCAAACTATCGTTAAGCAAGAGGTTACCTGGTGACGAATTGTATTGGTGGCCGACAAAGGATGGGAAGTACTTGGTCAAGTCAGGGTATTGGTTAGGACGAAGAAATCGAACTGCTATGGGGGATGATGGGGTCGAACAGGGGATATGGAAGAATATTTGGAGCTTAAAGATACCTCCTAAACTGATTCATTTTGTTTGGAGGGTCTTTGCGGATATCCTGTCTGTGCGCCAATCTCTTTTTCGCAGACATAGCTGCCCAAGTCCACAATGCAGCTTCTGTGACGAGGAGGAATGTAGTGACCACGCTATTTTTTGATGCGAGTGGGCGAAGAGACACTGGGAAGCTAGTGGCTTTTGGGAGGTAATGGCGGTGGTACAGGGCAGTTCATGTCGGGACCGTATTTTGGAGATGCTGCAGACTTTGGAAAAACGAGAGCATGGTCGGTTTTTAGCTATGGCATGGGCAATATGGAAAATTCGCAATCAAAGACTCTTCGAGGAAGCTCCACCACCCGAGCATGTGGTTATTTCAAGTCTGATCAGGATGGTGGTCGACTACCAAAGTTATGCTGACCACGTCATAACAAGACCGAGGTGTGTAGCGGAAGTGGGTAGCAATGGCTGGTCTCCTCCAATGATGGGCACCATTAAAATAAATACCGATGCATATATGGCCGAAGATGGATCAGTGGGACTGGGTGCGGTTGCTCGGGACGGCAATGGTACGTTACTGTGGCTCGGATGTAGGAGAGTGAGGGCAGAATGGGATGTGGAAGTTGCGGAGGCTCAGGCGACTATTTTTGGTCTCTGTTTGGCTAGGGAGAGGGACTTGTCAAATATTGCTTTCGAAAGTGATGCTCTGAGGTTGATTATGGCAGTGAAGCGCAAAGAGTGTGAGAGGACACCTTTTGGTCTGTGTGTGGACGATGTACGAAGCCTTTTAAATTCTTTCGAGATGAATGTGTGTTCTCATGTAAAACGTGGGGGGAATACTGTTGCACATTGTGTGGCTAGGATTTGTGAAACTGTAGGGGAGGAAAGAGTCTTTATATCAGATTTCCCGCAAGGGGTTATCTCTCTTGCGGAGATTGATTTAATATAAAATACCCCAACCCCATGTTTTCCCTCAAAAAAATTCTATACACTATCCTATTGATTATTTACTTATTTCATCTCCTTCTCTTATTGTTGAATCTCAGATCTCATTGTTAAACGATATTATCCGATATCTTGAGATAatattattgtgatattagaTGTATAATATCTTTGTTATATTAGTTAAGTGTATATATCGTTACCTTATATGTAGGATCTAATATAGGGTTTGATAGGTTGTAAGTTAGTATATATTTAGTTGTATTGTTTGACAGTAGTATCAATAAGAAATCCCTTCTTTCTTCTCTTGCACTGTACGTTCATTTTTTCATGGCATCAGAGCTATTCCTTTGATCCATACAAATTATAATCACGCACATACACATCATAATATGACGCAAGGAGAAGGAAACTCAAAAATTCACCAAGATACTAATTCTAATGTTAAACAAATTTCACAATCCTCGCCACTGTATTTGCATCCAAGTGAAAGCCCGAATTTGTCATTAACTCAAACCATTTTTAGTGGAGATAATTTTGAGTTATGGGCAGATACAGTACGAACGGGCCTCGATGATAAAAACAAACTAAGTTTTGTCGAGGGTACCGTAAAGAAACCTCTTGTTGGGGAAGGCGAGGAAGAAAGTTTAGAAGTCGTAGCTTGGCAACAATGCAACGCAATGATAAACCATGCCGCAACTACAGCCGAAAGTGACGCACAAAAGCTGGAGTTCACTCAGGAAGAAATGGTACAATTACGTGGTCTGCTAAGTAACAAAACTAATGGTAATGCAAAGCAAGCAGGTATGAATAATTATTGTTTTGCGAATTGGTTGCTTGATAGCGGAGCATCGCATCATATGACAGGGCAACGTAATCTGCTTAATAACATATGGACCGGTAAAACGTCTACTGTTGACTTACCCGATGGATCGTGTATCAAGGCTCAAGAACGTGGAAGTGTGGTCTTGAAAGAAAATTTCATGCTTAAAGATGTCCTTTTTGTCCCATCTTTAACTTGCGATTTGATTTCTATACAACAATTGATTAGAGAAAACAATTGTATTGTGACTTTTTACGCTGACCATTCTGTTATACAGGACCAATCAACGATGatgaagattggaaagggtgagcACAGAGACGGGGTCTATTATTTCAAGGGCAAAAGAGGAGATACTGTTGCGCGTACTAGATTTAATGGAGATGCGAGATTGTGGCACAAAAGGCTTGGACACCCATCATCCTGTATTTTACCTCTTTTCTCGAATTTAATTGGTTTTAATTTGTCGTGGAATGCTAGTGACATTTGTGCCCCGTGTTGTCGGGCCATACAGACTCGTTCGGtttttaatttaaataataaaagaAGTGATGAACTTTTTGGTATTATACATTGCGATATCTGGGGAAAATATCATGTTAAAAGTTTGTCAGGAGCCCAATATTTTCTTACCATTGTTGATGACCGAAGTAGAGGTGTTTGGGTTTATTTGATGCGTGATAAAGGGAAAGTCCAGGAAAGACTATTATAATGAACATGGAATAATTATCCAAACAAGTCAAATTgacaccccacaacaaaatggtaggGTGGAACGGAAACATAGACACATTCTAGAAAAAGCCAGGGCCCTTCGATTTCAAAGCAATTTACCCATTAATTTCTGGGGGAAATGTGTTCTAACCGCTGCGTACCTAATTAATAGGACACCTACTCGTTTGCTAAATAGTCTTACTCCCTATGAAGTTTTGTATAGAACCAAACCTTGCCTTGATAATATCCGTGTTTTTGGGAGTGTATGTTATGCTCGCAGTAAAGACAAGCCCAAAGACAAATTCAATGAACGAGGAAAAAGGTGCGTGTTTTTAGGATATCCTCATAGCAAGAAAGGGTGGAAGGTTTACGATTTAAAGAAAAAGCAATTATTCGAGTCACGAGATGTAATATTTTACGAGCACGTTTTTCCCTTCGCAAATGAGTCTTCCACTGAGcaagaaataaaacaaataaatcaaAATGATTTGCCGGCCTTTGATGATGAATTAAATATTGGGCATGAAGATTTAGTTGACCGTGGCAATACTCATGAGAATATTGATACCACTGAAATCATTACCACAAACGAATTAAGCCGAGAGACCGACAGTGAAGAGGTACAAGACGCAGGCAGCACCGAAATAGAAAACACAGGAGTAGAAAATGCAGAAACTGTGACACAAAATGAAAATATGGGAAGAGGTGCTCGTGAAAAATTCGACCCATATTGGAAGAAGGACTACGTTTGCAAGTCAACACGCATCATAGACCCCGGTTCGAAAGCTCACTCGACCCAATTGACATCCACAAAGAGAGGTACTCGTTATTCTATGGTTAATTACGTCACTACAAACTGTTTTTCTGCTAATCACAGGAGTTTTCTAGCCAAGATAGACGCAAAAAAGAACCGCGTAGTTATCATGAGGCTGCCCAAAGAAGCGAATGGAGACAGGCTATGTCGAAACAATATGAAGCACTCGAGATGAATGGTACTTGGAAGATTCCAAAAGACAAAAGACCCATTAGGTGCAAGTGGGTTTACAAGGTCAAATATAAGGCAGACAGGTCCATTGAGAAATATAAAGCAAGGTTAGTTGCTTAAGGATACACCCAAGTAGAAGGAGTGGACTATCATGAGACCTTTTCTCCGGTTGCCAAGATGACAAGCGTGCGTTGTTTACTCACTGTTGCGGTCACAAAAGGATGGTCCATTGCCCAACTGGATGTCAATAATGTGTTCCTCCAGGGTGAGCTACACAAGGAGGTCTATATGAAAATACCGCCTGGTTTTGATACAAAGGGATCAACTAAAGTATGCAAGCTAATGAAGTCTTTATATGGGCTCAAGCAAGCCTCACGAAATTGGTTTGCGAAATTGTCGGATTCTTTGACGAGGTACGGTTTTGTCCAATCCATGGCTGACTATTCGCTATTTACTTccaataaaaataatattttccTTGGTGTTTTAGTATATGTGGATGATATGATAATTATAAGTAATGACGATGAGGCTTGTAATCGTCTTAAGAGTTTTCTTGACCGAAGTTTTGGTATCAAAGACCTCGATAAGCTCAAGTATTTCCTCGGGATAGAGGTTAACACAGGATCCCGAGGACTCTTCCTTAGCCAAAGGAAATATGCCATGGAGATTATAGAAGAGGCAAAATTAGATGGAGCGAAGCCATAGACACGCCAATTCAGCCCAATCATCAATTGAAGTTGGCAACGGGGGACATTTTGGATGATCATATGAAGTATCGACGTCTAGTAGGGCGCCTCATTTACTTGACAATCACGAGACCAGATTTGGTGTATGCGGTGCATATATTGTCACAATTTGTACATGCCCCAAAAAAAGAGCATTTAAATGCGGTTTATCGAGTGATTCATTTCTTGAAAGGAAGTCCAGGAAAGGGAATTGTGATAGAACGAAATAATGATTTGAATTTATGAGGATACTCAGATTCCGACTATGGGACATGTCCTTTATCTCGAAAATCATTGACGGGCTACTTTGTCATGTTGGGAAATTTGCCCATTTCATGGAACGCACGAAAACAGAGCACGGTGGCAAATTAAATCTACGGCTGAGGCAGACTATCGTGTGTTGGCTAACGTGACTAGTGAAGTTATTTGGTTAAAATAGTTTCTAGGGTCACTGGGAATTAATCATACGAACCCCATCGAATTATTCTGTGACAACAAAGCTGCTTTGAGCATAGCGAAAAATCCCGTGTTTCACGATAGAACAAAACACATCAAGATTGATTGTTATTTCATACGGCATCATATCGTTAGCAAGACGATTACGACCTCTTATATACCAAGCAAGGAGCAAAGAGCAGATATCTTTACTAAGGCGCTTGGAGTTGACACTTTCCGTTATCTACAATTCAAGTTGGGCATCGACTACCGAGTGCTCCAACTTGATGGGGAGAGGTAAACGATATTATCCGATATCTTGGGATAatattattgtgatattagaTGTATAATATCTTTGTTATATTAGTTAAGTGTATATATGGTTACCTTATTGTTTGACAGTAGTATCAATAAGAAATCTTTTCTTTCTTCCCTTGCACTGTACGTTCGTTTTTTCACTCATTCCTTCCAAGATTACTTGACTCGAATATGAGTAAATTGACATGTAAAATACAATATTATTGATAGAATCTAACTTTAATCATTCATAGGTAAATAATTAGAATAATTACATATATAACCTCATTTAGTGCCAAGTAGAGGTGGCAATTATTGACACGatccgaaaacacgacacgaacccgacacgaagttagTGGGTTAGGGTTGGGAGGTTGTGACCCATTTAcgtaattgggttgacacggacacgacacaaAACTTAAATGgatcgggttagggttgagctctcttgacacgaacacgacacgaataacccatttatttaaaagtgtgataatatatttgggttgaatcaataatccaaccaaacaactTAAGAATAAGCATTCTCATTCATTATTTTTGGGATAATAAGGCTAtaaaaattaatttatctattagtttattgggttaaacgggttaaATAGGTTAAAAATAACCCGCTACAAGATAAACGGGTTAAACaagtcgggttgggttatagaaaagttaaatgggttgggttaaggttgagacaaatgacatgtttatgtaattgggtcgggttagggttggggtagtGATGACCCGTTTAACGTTGACacggacacgaacacgacacgacctgatctgtttgccaggtcacGTGCCAAGTACTTTAATAGTACAATATTGATAAAATCTAAAAATTCAAACTTTAAATTTTTTGACTAAAATTGCATGAAAATGTGGCATAAAATATTTTATTGAAGAGTTAAATAAATCTCTATAATTAACAACGTCAAGCTTCTTATTGTATAGCTGAACTTTTTAATCGATAACTATAATTATCTGCCCAACATACATATGGTTCCTAGATGGCTGGATCCGTCTCTTATTATACAACTCAAAAAAATTTAGACGTCTTTTTCTACCactttttaaataaataaaaaacatttTATGGTTTACATTACTTATTTGGTAagaattttaaaaattaaaatatttataactattttatttgtgtttttttgttaaatataccaaaaaaaaaatataaaattgtTTCAAATAtgatctataaatattattatttcaaattatTTTTCACCCATCACGTCGAGCAAATCGGGTCAAATTTCAACCAACCATAGATTAACATGTTATGTTCTATTCGAGTAAATTGAGTCATGGGTCAAGATTTACGTCTATCGACCTTGAAAATTACGAGTCGAGTTAGTCAAATTTAGTGATTAAGTTAGATTTTGACAGTAGTAATTGTACCTATAATTTAGCCAGCCCATTAAATGAAATAATGGCCCTTGCATCTGTAATTTAGCCCATTCAATAAAGTATTGGTCCCCGTTGTTTTTTGATATTTGTTTTCGTATTATACAATATTCTTTGGGACGTATTAAATCCCGCGCATCATTTTACTCAATCTCACTTATTTTTCTCCCTTATTCCAATTGTATCCCTCACATTTTTCAACAACCAAGAGAGAGAAAGaagcattgttgtcagaatcgcgattcgatccaacgattcttcgattttacgatccaaaaataattgaccgatcctggatcctacgattctatcatagttgtagaatcttacgatcctattaatttgaaaatttctagaaatgggatcataatacgatcctacgattttacgatcctacgatccgattccataataaaaaattaatatatatttttatataatgacaccgtaaaacccaaatttcgtgcaagttgttcatacaatgatactaaaatcattaattaccaatattaataaataagtgttttgattttcaattatatgtttttaccaagta contains:
- the LOC141588412 gene encoding uncharacterized protein LOC141588412 → MAVVQGSSCRDRILEMLQTLEKREHGRFLAMAWAIWKIRNQRLFEEAPPPEHVVISSLIRMVVDYQSYADHVITRPRCVAEVGSNGWSPPMMGTIKINTDAYMAEDGSVGLGAVARDGNGTLLWLGCRRVRAEWDVEVAEAQATIFGLCLARERDLSNIAFESDALRLIMAVKRKECERTPFGLCVDDVRSLLNSFEMNVCSHVKRGGNTVAHCVARICETVGEERVFISDFPQGVISLAEIDLI